In Halosegnis marinus, one genomic interval encodes:
- the pth2 gene encoding peptidyl-tRNA hydrolase Pth2: MKQAIVVRTDIGMGKGKLAAQAAHASLKAYESAHTKTQSEWKQGGQKKVVLKVSSEREIHELADKARREGLPNAVISDAGHTQLEPGTVTALAVGPGEENLVDRVTGDLSLL, translated from the coding sequence ATGAAACAGGCCATCGTCGTCCGCACGGACATCGGGATGGGAAAGGGAAAACTCGCCGCGCAGGCCGCCCACGCCTCGCTGAAGGCGTACGAGAGCGCCCACACGAAGACGCAGTCCGAGTGGAAACAGGGCGGGCAGAAGAAGGTCGTCCTGAAGGTGTCGAGCGAGCGCGAGATACACGAACTCGCGGACAAAGCGCGCCGCGAGGGGCTGCCGAACGCCGTCATCAGCGACGCGGGCCACACCCAGCTCGAACCGGGGACGGTCACCGCGCTCGCGGTCGGGCCGGGCGAGGAGAACCTCGTGGACCGCGTGACTGGCGACCTCTCGCTGCTCTAG
- a CDS encoding NUDIX domain-containing protein, with protein MEFERVRDRDDVEYLAETTTDEDGTWAYFAGIDGLVAVGVTNDDGAVLLMESAHGWRLPYGPVEEGEDPLAVARRIAGTLTGVEVEDADFERVTEFTREHATTGETTTSFDAVVRVAPVAGEPTAGNPDFEPWEDLVVGWFAEVPDEAYHEHGSAVSDVERFL; from the coding sequence ATGGAGTTCGAGCGCGTCCGCGACCGCGACGACGTGGAGTACCTCGCGGAGACGACGACGGACGAGGACGGCACGTGGGCGTACTTCGCGGGAATCGACGGCCTCGTGGCCGTCGGCGTCACGAACGACGACGGCGCGGTCCTGCTGATGGAGTCGGCGCACGGCTGGCGGCTCCCGTACGGTCCCGTCGAGGAGGGGGAGGACCCGCTCGCCGTCGCGCGCCGCATCGCGGGGACGCTCACCGGCGTCGAGGTCGAGGACGCGGACTTCGAGCGCGTCACGGAGTTCACCCGCGAGCACGCGACGACGGGCGAGACGACGACGAGCTTCGACGCCGTCGTCCGCGTCGCCCCCGTCGCCGGGGAGCCGACGGCCGGGAACCCCGACTTCGAGCCGTGGGAGGACCTCGTCGTGGGGTGGTTCGCGGAGGTACCGGACGAGGCGTACCACGAGCACGGGAGCGCCGTCTCGGACGTAGAACGCTTCCTCTGA
- the dcd gene encoding dCTP deaminase: MILSDADIRRRLEAGDLGIEPLADPDIQIQPASVDLRLGAEFLEFQHANIPCIHPNEEAETEEYVEETTVPEGDDYVLHPGDFVLGTTVERVEIPDDLIAHVEGRSSLGRLAVVVHATAGLCDPGYRGQITLELSNLGRAPVALSPGMRVSQLTFTELKSPAERPYGSDRGSKYQDQAGPQASRLGGDREFGGDQ, encoded by the coding sequence ATGATACTCTCGGACGCGGACATCCGCCGGCGGCTGGAGGCGGGTGACCTCGGTATCGAGCCGCTCGCCGACCCGGACATCCAGATACAGCCGGCGAGCGTGGACCTCCGGCTGGGCGCGGAGTTCCTGGAGTTCCAGCACGCGAACATCCCGTGTATCCACCCGAACGAGGAGGCCGAAACCGAGGAGTACGTCGAGGAGACGACGGTCCCGGAGGGCGACGACTACGTGCTCCACCCCGGCGACTTCGTGCTCGGCACCACCGTCGAGCGCGTCGAGATACCCGACGACCTCATCGCCCACGTCGAGGGGCGCTCGTCGCTCGGCCGGCTGGCGGTCGTCGTCCACGCGACCGCCGGGCTCTGTGACCCCGGCTACCGCGGGCAGATAACGCTCGAACTGTCGAACCTCGGACGCGCGCCCGTCGCGCTCTCTCCCGGAATGCGCGTCTCACAGCTGACGTTCACGGAGCTGAAATCCCCCGCGGAACGCCCCTACGGGAGCGACCGCGGCTCGAAGTACCAGGACCAGGCCGGGCCGCAGGCGTCGCGGCTCGGCGGGGACCGGGAGTTCGGTGGCGACCAATGA
- a CDS encoding NADH:flavin oxidoreductase/NADH oxidase, with protein sequence MPGLFDELDLRDTTLRNRVAVSPMCQYSCEARDGLATDWHHVHLGARAAGGAGLVVTEATAVEPRGRISPQDLGIWSDEHADALRDTVSFVNGQGATSCIQLAHAGRKASTYRPSDRDKGTTVQNEHGWTPVGPTAEPYPTDDALDVEPLDADGIERVKTAFREAAERSLDAGFDAAEVHGAHGYLLHEFYSPVTNTRDDEYGGGFSGRTRLLREVTREVRDVWPDDKPVLVRLSATDWMGEDGWTIDDTARLAPLLADDGADLLDISAGGIHPDQEIPHAGPHYQTPLAERVTEALDGKECAVGAVGGITTPEGAEEVVRNGRADVTLLAREHLRDPQFALTAADALDEELPVPRQYRRGY encoded by the coding sequence ATGCCCGGACTCTTCGACGAACTCGACCTGCGCGACACGACGCTTCGCAACCGCGTCGCCGTCTCCCCGATGTGTCAGTACTCCTGTGAGGCGCGCGACGGACTGGCGACGGACTGGCACCACGTCCACCTCGGGGCGCGCGCCGCGGGCGGCGCGGGCCTCGTCGTCACGGAGGCGACGGCCGTCGAGCCGCGCGGGCGCATCTCCCCGCAGGACCTCGGCATCTGGTCGGACGAGCACGCGGACGCGCTCCGCGACACCGTCTCGTTCGTGAACGGTCAGGGCGCCACGTCGTGTATCCAGCTGGCACACGCGGGCCGGAAGGCCTCGACGTACCGGCCGAGCGACCGCGACAAGGGGACCACGGTGCAGAACGAACACGGCTGGACGCCGGTCGGCCCGACGGCGGAGCCGTACCCGACCGACGACGCGCTCGACGTGGAGCCGCTCGACGCCGACGGCATCGAGCGGGTGAAGACCGCGTTCCGCGAGGCCGCGGAGCGCTCGCTCGACGCCGGCTTCGACGCCGCGGAGGTCCACGGCGCGCACGGCTACCTCCTCCACGAGTTCTACTCGCCGGTGACGAACACCCGCGACGACGAGTACGGCGGCGGCTTCTCCGGCCGGACGCGCCTGCTCCGCGAGGTGACCCGCGAGGTGCGCGACGTGTGGCCCGACGACAAGCCCGTGCTCGTTCGGCTGTCGGCGACCGACTGGATGGGCGAGGACGGGTGGACGATAGACGACACGGCGCGGCTCGCGCCGCTGCTCGCGGACGACGGCGCGGACCTGCTCGACATCTCGGCGGGCGGCATCCACCCCGACCAGGAGATACCCCACGCCGGGCCGCACTACCAGACGCCGCTCGCGGAGCGGGTGACCGAGGCGCTCGACGGGAAGGAGTGCGCCGTCGGCGCGGTCGGCGGCATCACGACCCCCGAGGGCGCGGAGGAGGTCGTCCGCAACGGCCGGGCCGACGTGACCCTGCTCGCGCGCGAACACCTGCGCGACCCGCAGTTCGCGCTCACCGCCGCCGACGCGCTGGACGAGGAACTGCCCGTCCCGCGGCAGTACCGGCGCGGCTACTAG
- a CDS encoding DNA topoisomerase I, whose product MELIVTEKDNAARRIADILSDGGAGADRRNGVNVYRWGDKRCVGLSGHVVGVDFPPEYNDWRDVEPVELAGASVVKNATKENIVSTLQSLAGEADSAVIATDYDREGELIGKEAYELIDAVADIPIKRVRFSSITEREVKNAFAAPDDLDFDLAAAGEARQIIDLVWGAALTRYLSLTAGQLGNDFISVGRVQSPTLKLIVDREREIRAFDPDDYWELFADLQQGDDEDERFEAQYFYEGDDGTENERVWDEDEAETAYEKLRGADAATVESVRRRTRTDDPPAPFNTTQYIRAAGSLGYSAQRAMSIAEELYTTGWITYPRTDNTVYPEDLDPEELLATFADTGAFGEDAASLLEQDDIEPTAGDNETTDHPPIHPTGEIPGRQDLSEDEWEIYELVVRRFLATCAEPATWAHLRVVAAANDCSLKANGKRLVEAGYHAVYPYVGSTENYVPEVEEGEELGLFDPRMEAKETQPPRRRGQSRLIETMEKMGIGTKATRHETIQKLYDRGYVEEDPPRPTGLAMAVVEAAERFADRIVDEGMTAQLEGDMDAIANGEKSLEEVTDESREMLEAVFEDLHEHRDEVGDFLKESLKADRTLGPCPDCGEDLLVRRSRRGSYFVGCDGYPDCTYTLPLPSQGEPTVIDETCEEHGLRHVKMLAGRSTFVHGCPLCKADEADAAEDRVIGACPECGDGAAGSAANGDGEAVEGGELAIKQLRSGSRLVGCTRYPDCDYSLPLPRRGDIEVTDVRCDEHDLPELVVRDGEDDDDPWELGCPICNYEEYRERQAASEIEDLDGVGAKTAEKLAQAGIESLDDLSGADPDGVAGEVQGVSADRVREWQAQVG is encoded by the coding sequence ATGGAACTCATCGTCACCGAGAAGGACAACGCCGCGAGACGCATCGCGGACATCCTCTCGGACGGCGGCGCGGGCGCGGACCGGCGCAACGGCGTCAACGTCTATCGGTGGGGCGACAAACGCTGCGTGGGCCTCTCGGGCCACGTCGTCGGCGTGGACTTCCCCCCGGAGTACAACGACTGGCGGGACGTGGAGCCGGTGGAACTCGCGGGCGCGTCGGTCGTCAAGAACGCGACGAAGGAGAACATCGTCTCGACGCTCCAGAGCCTCGCCGGGGAGGCGGACAGCGCCGTCATCGCGACCGACTACGACCGCGAGGGCGAACTCATCGGCAAGGAGGCGTACGAACTCATCGACGCGGTCGCGGACATCCCCATCAAGCGCGTCCGCTTCTCCTCCATCACGGAGCGGGAGGTGAAGAACGCCTTCGCGGCGCCGGACGACCTCGACTTCGACCTCGCGGCCGCGGGCGAGGCCCGCCAGATAATCGACCTCGTGTGGGGCGCGGCGCTCACGCGCTACCTCTCGCTGACGGCGGGCCAGCTCGGCAACGACTTCATCTCCGTCGGCCGGGTGCAGTCCCCGACGCTGAAGCTCATCGTGGACCGCGAGCGGGAGATACGGGCGTTCGACCCCGACGACTACTGGGAGCTGTTCGCGGACCTCCAACAGGGTGACGACGAGGACGAGCGGTTCGAGGCGCAGTACTTCTACGAGGGCGACGACGGTACGGAGAACGAGCGCGTCTGGGACGAGGACGAGGCCGAGACCGCGTACGAGAAGCTCCGGGGGGCGGACGCGGCGACCGTCGAGTCCGTCCGCCGGCGCACCCGCACCGACGACCCGCCGGCGCCGTTCAACACGACCCAGTACATCCGCGCGGCCGGGTCGCTCGGCTACTCCGCCCAGCGCGCCATGTCCATCGCCGAGGAGCTGTACACGACGGGGTGGATAACGTACCCGCGGACGGACAACACCGTCTACCCCGAGGACCTCGACCCCGAGGAACTGCTCGCGACGTTCGCCGACACGGGTGCGTTCGGCGAGGACGCCGCGTCGTTGCTCGAGCAGGACGACATCGAGCCGACGGCCGGCGACAACGAGACCACCGACCACCCGCCCATCCACCCGACCGGCGAGATACCGGGCCGACAGGACCTCTCGGAGGACGAGTGGGAGATATACGAACTCGTCGTGCGCCGCTTCCTCGCCACCTGCGCGGAGCCGGCGACGTGGGCGCACCTCCGCGTCGTCGCGGCGGCGAACGACTGCTCGCTGAAGGCGAACGGCAAGCGGCTCGTCGAGGCGGGCTACCACGCCGTCTACCCCTACGTCGGGAGCACGGAGAACTACGTCCCCGAGGTCGAGGAGGGGGAGGAACTCGGCCTGTTCGACCCGCGCATGGAGGCGAAGGAGACCCAGCCGCCCCGCCGGCGCGGCCAGTCGCGGCTCATCGAGACGATGGAGAAGATGGGCATCGGGACGAAGGCGACCCGCCACGAGACCATCCAGAAGCTCTACGACCGCGGCTACGTCGAGGAGGACCCGCCGCGCCCGACCGGGCTGGCGATGGCCGTCGTGGAGGCGGCGGAGCGGTTCGCGGACCGCATCGTCGACGAGGGGATGACCGCCCAGCTGGAGGGCGACATGGACGCCATCGCGAACGGCGAGAAGTCGCTGGAGGAGGTGACCGACGAGTCCCGCGAGATGCTCGAGGCCGTCTTCGAGGACCTCCACGAACACCGCGACGAGGTCGGCGACTTCCTGAAGGAGTCGCTGAAGGCCGACCGGACGCTCGGCCCCTGTCCCGACTGCGGCGAGGACCTGCTCGTGCGGCGCTCGCGGCGCGGCTCCTACTTCGTCGGCTGTGACGGCTACCCCGACTGCACGTACACCCTCCCGCTCCCGAGCCAGGGCGAGCCGACCGTCATCGACGAGACGTGCGAGGAGCACGGCCTGCGCCACGTGAAGATGCTCGCCGGGCGCTCGACGTTCGTCCACGGCTGTCCGCTGTGCAAGGCCGACGAGGCCGACGCGGCCGAGGACCGCGTCATCGGCGCGTGTCCCGAGTGCGGGGACGGCGCGGCGGGGAGCGCCGCGAACGGAGACGGCGAAGCCGTCGAAGGCGGCGAACTCGCCATCAAACAGCTCCGGTCCGGCTCGCGGCTCGTCGGCTGTACGCGCTACCCGGACTGCGACTACTCGCTGCCGCTCCCCCGCCGGGGCGACATTGAGGTGACGGACGTGCGCTGCGACGAGCACGACCTGCCCGAACTCGTCGTCCGCGACGGCGAGGACGACGACGACCCGTGGGAGCTCGGCTGTCCCATCTGCAACTACGAGGAGTACCGCGAGCGGCAGGCCGCGAGCGAGATAGAGGACCTCGACGGCGTCGGCGCGAAGACCGCCGAGAAGCTCGCGCAGGCCGGCATCGAGAGCCTCGACGACCTCAGCGGCGCGGACCCCGACGGCGTCGCCGGCGAGGTACAGGGCGTCTCCGCCGACCGCGTGCGCGAGTGGCAGGCGCAGGTCGGCTGA